The stretch of DNA GGCACGCCGGATCTCTCGTGCGCAGGCCCTCACAGGTATCGAGAGTGGTATCTACTTTGAGCTGGTGACATGTTGTGAGGACGGTGTCCAGGACAGAGAAACGCATCTTTGTCCGCTTGCTTAGCTGTAAGAGGCGCTCGTTCTCTTGGGTGGGAGGCAACCGGCGCTGACCGCGCTGCTCCTGACGCCATTCTTGGAAGTCAGTCCAATGTTCGTGGGAAAAGACAGCCAGGCCAGAGAAAAGGTCGGCGAGCATCACGATCGGGGTGGCATGTGACGTGACCGGCCTCAGTTCGGCAATAGAGGGGGACGATACTGACTCAATCAGCTGCGGAGGCTGCTGCCGATGGTGGCGAGCCAAACCACGGCGCAGCATCAGAGGGAGGTTGTCCCAGTCAATTCCACTCTGTTGATCCGCATAAATCGCCCAGCACGCTTCGGCCGGCCAGCGTCGGGTCAGGACGACCATGCAGATACGGAACAGCAGTCGCTGCAGGTTGTTGAGATCGTCGCGTCGTCGCACTTTGTGGCGGGAATCCTCGATATCCCAGATCAGCACATCGACACGAAGCTGATTCTGAGCGATCAGGCGGAGAGCCGTGCTGAGCAGGTCGCAAGCTGCATCGCGATCCCGGTCACGATCGATCTTTGACCATTTCAGCTCACCCGTGATCCCATGTTTGATCAGGTTCTCTTTGATGGCTTGCTCGATATCCACCTGCCACTGTGCTTCCAGCGTGACGAGACCAAGAGCTCGGTAGCGACCCGTATTCCAGTGCGATTCATCAGCGAAGGCGAGGTGGGTAACCCTCACATTCTCCGCCGGCGGATGCATGACGTTGCGCTCCTCCGATCCATCAGACCGATAGGTCCAAGCTCGAGCAATGACTGCTGCCTGCAAGGTCGTCCCAGAGCACGGTGAGTTTCGTCGGTATGTCACCTCCCAGAAAGAGAGTAAATCGTAGTAGAGCCTCGCCGCCCGGTTCCAGGTGGTGAGGGATGCGAGACATAATAGCCATAGCTCCGACAGCCTCGTATGGTCTTGCCTCTTGGCCGTCGAGTAAGAGGCGCAGGTTGGTGGCCCTGGCCTTACCGGCATTGTGCAGTTTCAAACGATAGCTATTGCGCGACTGTCCGTTTTCGCTTTGTGTGACTTCAATGATGGTGGCCCGCACGAACGCCCGTCGCTCCAGGGCGCGTTCGTGCCGATAGCGCAATGCCGTGAGGACAGCCGTGATCGTTGTCGCGGCGGCAGTCATGAACGCAGCGACCAATTCGAACATGTTCATGAGGTACCTCCTGGTCGAGAGCGTTTGCGATGGTCAGTTTCCTCGCAATGTGTACGTACACTCCCTCCCCGAGTCTACCGGATAATCTGTGCTACTGTCAACGATACGCCCAGCTTGCACGCTGCTGATCTGCTGCCGCGTGCTGCCCACACGCATGACTACCCCGCACTCGAGCGGGCCGCGTTGCGGCAGCCCGCATCAGTGTCGTGTTCAGTACCGAAGGACTACCTTCGATCGAGAACGAGCTGAGGCGGCACATTGCGTGGGGATAAAGCGCTCTGAATGGTCGACGATCAGTCACATGCACCGCTGGAACGGCAGAAACACGCTGCGTGGACAGGGTCCCCTCCGACCTCGCGCCCGGGCCGGATCCGGTTTATCCTATCTCTACTACCGATAGGTCCTGTTGCGTGGTGTCCTACGAGGCTGCAGCGATGGTGGGGTAGGGCGAACGATGGCCAAGACGCTCGCTGAACTGTGTATTCCGCGCGAATGGGTATTCGACCCGAGCGTTCGTGACACGGTCCATGACATTGACGAGCTGGATCAACTCGACCCGGAGCGCTTCTTCGCCGAGAACTATGTGACTGAGGGGATGCGGCAACTGCTCAGCGAGGCCTTCAAGCGTCTGGAGGGGCGGACCGAGAACGCTTCCGGTATCTTCTTACTCTCGCAGTCCATGGGTGGTGGCAAGACGCATAACCTGCTGGCACTTGGGCTCCTCGCCAAGTATCCCAAGTGGCGCGAGCCGGTCATGGGCTCCTTTTATCGACCAGGACCGCTCGGGTCGGTTCGGGTGGTTGCCTTCAGCGGACGGAAGACGAATACTCCCTACGGTATCTGGGGTGAGATCGCTGAACGACTGAACCGGCGGGAGGTGTTGCGCGACTTCTACAGTCCGCTCCGGGCACCGGGTGTGGAAAACTGGGTCGAGCTCTTGCGGGGTGATCCGGTTCTCCTGCTCCTCGACGAGTTGCCGCCCTATTTCCAGGCTGCGCGAGCGATTCAAGTCGGGCAAACGACGCTCGACCACCTGACTACCGTCGCTCTCGCCAATCTCCTGGTCGCCGTCGCCAGCGGGAAACTCCCGAACGTCTGTGTCGTTCTCACCGACCTGCGTGCCCAGGCCTACGAGGCGGGGAGCACGGCAATCTCGGAGGCGCTCCGCAATCTGGAGCTGGAGGCGAACCGCACTGCAACGCGGATCGATCCCGTTCGCTTGAATACGGCCGAGTTGTACGCGATCCTGAGACAACGACTCTTCAAGGCCCTTCCCTCGGATGCGGAGATCAGCGAGGTTGCAGACGCCTACGCCCAAGCACTCGAGCAGGCGCGCGTGCTCGACTTGACTGCGTTCCCGCCACAAGCCGTGCGGAGCGAGATCCTGTCTTCGTACCCCTTCCATCCGGGGATCCGCGACCTTTTCGCCCGCTTTCGCGAGAATCCTGGCTTTCAGCAAACACGTGCGCTGATTCGCATCATGCGGATTGTCGTCGCGCAGTTGTGGTCGGCGGGCGCCGCGCGCTACAAGTTTCTGATCGGGGCTCATGACGTCGACCTCAGCCGCTCGGATATGATCAGTGAGATCCGGCAGATCAATGCCGCACTCGAGAACGCGATCGCCCACGACATTGTCGATGAGCGGGGTGGCGCGGTTGCCCAACAGATCGACGCTGAACTCGGTGGGAGCGGTGCTCGTGATGCGGCAACGTTGATTTTCCTCTCCTCGTTGTCGCTGGCGGTCAATCCGGTCCTCGGGTTAGATCGATCGGAGATCTTCGGTTATCTGGCCGAACCGGGTCGTGACCTTACGCAGGTGCGAGAGGCTCTGGATCGTCTCCAGCAGCGTGCCTGGTATCTCCACCCGACGGCAGCTGGGAAGCTGCTCTTCAAGAACGTCGAGAACCTGAACGCGAAACTCGAAAGTTACGCGAGGGGACTACGCGACGAACGCGAACTCGAGCTCCGGGACCGCCTCCGCGAGATGTTCGCGCCGAAGGTCGGCAACTGTTACCAGGTCGTGGAACCGTTGCCAGCGCTCGATCAGATTCAGCTGAGTCCGGAACGGGTGACGCTGATCGTCTTCCGACCACTGCCGACAGCTCTGGACGAGGTACGACGCTGGTGGGAAAACCAGCAATACAAGAACCGAGTCCTCTTCCTCACGGGAACGCCCTCCGGTTACGAGCGTGTGATCGAGCGCGCGGCCTATCTCCGAGCCATCCGGCAGATCCTGCAGGAGTTCAAGCAGCAGAATCTCCCGGAGACCGATCCGCAGTTCATCGAGGCGCTCAAGATTGCCGAGCGAGAGGAGAGCGCGTTCTACCTGGCTTGCCGCGAAACCTTTCAGATCCTCTACTACCCGCACCGGACCGGGCTCGTTCAGGTCGAGCTCGACCCGCGGTACGTCGCGAACCGTTACGAGGGAGAACAGCAAATCGTGGAAGCCCTCAAGGCGGTCGGAAAGTTCCGTGAGGATACTGGCCCGGACTCGGTGGGGTTCCGGCAGCTCCTCGAGAGCCGCCTGTGGCCGGAGGGGCAAAAGGAAGTGCTCTGGTCGGAGATCAAGCGGCGAGCGGCAACGGACGCCGGCTGGGTACTCCATCACCCGCGGGCGCTCGACCACCTCAAGGACGCGCTCGTCCAGCGAGACATCTGGCGCGATATCGGTGGGGGGTACATCCAGCGCGGGCCGTTCCCGAAGCCGAAAACGTCGGTACAGGTCCAACGTCTCTTCCGCGACCACAACACCGGCGAAGCCAACCTCCGCATCCAACCCTTGCACGGAGACACGATCTACTATAGTTTCGACGGCCCTCCCACCACGCAGTCGGCGAAGCTCGAGGGTAACCAGCTCACGACCCGGGCATTGCGCATCTGGTTCCTCGCCGTCGACTCGCGAGGGGAGCACGAGACCGGCGAGCCGGTGTGCTGGACGAACGACCTGGAAGTTAAGTATCGCTTCTACCAGCAGGGTGAGCAGCGGATGTGCGAACTCCGCGCTATCCCCGAAGGGGAGATCCGGTACACGCTCGACGGTTCCAGTCCTGAGCGCAGTGGGATCCGCTATGAGGGGCCGTTTCCGGTCCCGTCGAATACACGGACGATCCTGGCGCAAGCCGTCGCCGACGGGCTGCGCTCTCCTGTCCTCCAGATCGATGTGCCGATGGACCCGATTAGACCGACCGTCGATCCGCGCAAGCCAGCGCTCTGGCGGCGTCGTCACAAGCTGGACGACACGGGGGACACCTATCGCTTCCTCGAGTCGATCGAGCGGCACGGGGCGCGCTTGCGCGGTATCACTGCGACCGTTGCCCGGGAACAGCGCTGGGCCCAGCTGAGCGCTGACCCGCAGACCGAGTTCACCGCGTCCCAGATACGAGAGATGTTGGAAGCGTTGCGCCAGTATATCCCGAGCGGACTGGTCACGCTGGATGCCGAGCAGGTCTGGACCGAGACGGGACAACAGCTGCTCGATCTCGTCGCCGACTTACGGACCGAGCTCCGGTCGGAGGAGGTCCAGCAGTGACGCGCCGACGACAGATCTACGATTTCGGCTTCGATCCGAGCCAGGGCGGTCATCACTTCGAGCTGAGCGACGAAGGTGAGTCGGTGACGCTCGTCGAGTGGTTCGCCTGGAACGGGTCTGACCGAGGGGAAGAGGAGCCGCTGCTCCCTGCCCCGGAGCCGAAGGTGCATCTGGACCGCTATCGCTGGTCGCGGATCGCGGCTGCGGTGGCCGACGAGTTCAATGTTCGTCTCCGGCGAGCTGGACTGCGCCCGGCTACCTGGAAGACGCGGACGCTGCTCGCACCGCACTTCGGGAAAGAGCTGGCCTTGTTGATGTGGGCGGTCGAGGACGTCGACCCGTCGCTCATCCCCAATGTCATCGCGAACTGGCGCGGCTTCGCCCCGGAGGAGCGCTGGTGGCTCTACACGACGATCAACGCGACGGCCGGGCACCCGGAGCACGGGAAAGACCGCGGCTGGCGCAAGGCGATCCGGATCGCACTCGCCGAAAACCCGACCGAGGGGACGCCGTCCTCGGCGCTGCGCGAGCTGGCACCGCTGCTCGAGGCGCAGGAGCGCCGGAGTCGCCGGGAGCGGCGGCGCCCCGAACAGCCGCGCCTGCCGCTCGGTGAATCGTGACAGCTGAGGAGGGGACGGATGCAAACAGGGGAAGGGCCGCACGCTGCTCCACACCCGGTAGCCGAGACGGTGCGAGCCCAGGGCGATGCGCCTGCGTTCATCGAGGTGCAGTTTCCGGTCAGCAAGCTCTCCAAGGAGTGTTACAAGGAGCGCAAGGCTGGCTCTGGCCAGACCTTGAATCCGCTCGGCAAGTGGTGGGGGCGCAAGCCGCTCGTCCTGGTGCGGGCCATCCTGCTCGGACTCCTGATGCCGGCCACGGACGATCCAGCCGCTGACCGCGAGGCCTTCCTCGCCGCGCTGACGATGGACGACGACGGGATGCTCCGCCGGTTCGCCGGTCAAGCGAGCCCTGCCGACCTCGCTCCGTTTTGTACCCCGCGCGAGCGCGCCGAGTACTTCGTGAGCGAGAACGGGAAGCTGAGCTGGCGGCCCGGGCTCTCGGCGGCCGACCGCGAGCACCTCAAGCGGCGGGCCTTCCTCCGCATGGGCTACGACGACCGCCTGCGCTTCTGTCTCCGGCCGGAGGAGGTGGATGGGCCAAGCGAGGCAGCCTGGGAGCGGATCAACCGGCACCTGGGCACGACCGCGCGGAACCTGCCCGACCTCGTCCGCCAGCTGGGTGAACGACGCTTCGGGCACGTGCCGCGGGTGGGTGATGCCTTCTGCGGTGGCGGCAGTGTCCCGTTCGAGGCGGCCCGGCTCGGTTGCGAGGCCTATGCCTCGGACTTGAACCCGGTGGCGGTGCTGCTCACCTGGGGCGCGCTGGCGCTCACCGGCGGCGGGCCGGAGGTCGTCGAGCGCGTGAGAGCGGCCCAGCGCCGCGTTTTCGAGGACGTGCGGCGGCAGGTGGAGGCCTGGGGAATCGAGCGGAACGAGGAGGGATGGGTCGCCGATGCCTACCTGTACTGTCATGAGGTGCGCGATCCGCTGACCGGCTGGTGGGTACCGCTGGCGCCGACCTGGGTAATCTCGAGGAAGCGGCGGGTGGTGGCGAAACTGGTACCCGATCCAGTAACCAAGCGGTTCGCCATCGAGATCCACGAGGGAGTGAGCGAGGCCGAGCTCCGCCGGGCCGAAGAGGACGGAACCTGGGCTAGCGGCGTGCGTTGTCCGGTCGACCGCGACGGGAACTGGCTGCCGCCGGCCCAGCGGCAGGTGACGAGCGCCGAGCAACTCCGCGGCCGGACCGGCCTGCGGCCGTGGGAGAACGATGACCTGGTCCCACGCCCGGACGACGTCTTCCAGGAGCGACTCTACTGCATCCGCTGGATCGATCCCCAGACGGGCGAACGGTTCTACCGGGCGCCGACCGCGGCCGACCTGGCCCGGGAGCAGCGGGTGCTGGAACTCGTGCGCGCGCGCTTCGCCGAGTGGCAGGACAAGGGCTACCTGCCGAGCGCCCGCATCGAACCAGGATACAACACGGACCAGCCGGTCCGTGAGCGTGGCTGGACGCACTGGCACCACCTGTTCAACCCGCGGCAGCTCTTGCTGCACGGCCTCTTGGCCGAGCGCGCGGCCCAGGAAGCCGGGCTGGAGGCGGCGGCGCTCCTCTTGATGCTCGGCCGCGTCGCGAACTGGAATAGCCGGTTGAGTCTGTGGAACAGGGATCACGAGAAGATTGACCAGACCTTCCTCAACCAGGCGCTCAATACCCTGGTCGACTACGCCTGCCGCGCCATGGGCAATCTCGAGACCGCCTTCTGCGCCCGACTCGCTGTTGCGCCAGTCGCTGGTCCCTACCACGTGCAGCCGGCCGATGCGCGCGCGGTCGAGTGGGAGGCTGACATCTGGATCACCGACCCCGGGTATGGCGACAACGTGAACTACCATGAACTCTCCGAGTTCTTCCTGGCCTGGTACGAGAAGCGGCTCCCTCAGCTCTTCCCCGGCTGGTACGCCGATAGCAAGCGAGCGCTCGCGGTGAAGGGCGAGGGGGAGACGTTCCGCCTGGCGCTCGCGGAGTGCTACCGGAACTTGGCGCGCCGCATGCCGGACGACGGCTACCAGGTGGTCCTGTTCGTCCACCAGGATCCGGAGATGTGGGTCGATCTGAGCCTGGTGCTGTGGGCAGCGGGCCTCCAGGTCACTGCCGCCTGGACGGTGCTGACCGAGACCCCGAGAGGGATCCGCTCCGGCAACTACGTCCAGGGGACAGTGCTCCTCGTCCTGCGGAAGCGTCAGGGCGACCGCCGTGGCGAACTGGTCGACCTGTACCCGGAGATTCGAGCTGAGGTCGAGCGCCAGCTGGAAACGATGCTCGCGCTCGACCCGAAGGATGATCCGAATTTCGGCGACGCCGACTACCAGCTCGCCGCCTACGCGGCTGCCCTGCGCGTCCTGACGAGCTACAGCGCAATCGGCGATATCGACGTCGAGCGCGAGTTGCGGCGCCCCCGGAGGCAGGGTGAGGTCACACCGATCGGCCGGATCATCGAGCAGGCCGTGCGGATCGCGACCGACTACCTGGTGCCCGATGGACTCGAGCGGACCGTCTGGCGACAACTTAGCCCGGAAGAGCGACTGTACCTCAAGGGGATCGAGATCGAAGCCCA from Thermomicrobium roseum DSM 5159 encodes:
- a CDS encoding DUF499 domain-containing protein yields the protein MAKTLAELCIPREWVFDPSVRDTVHDIDELDQLDPERFFAENYVTEGMRQLLSEAFKRLEGRTENASGIFLLSQSMGGGKTHNLLALGLLAKYPKWREPVMGSFYRPGPLGSVRVVAFSGRKTNTPYGIWGEIAERLNRREVLRDFYSPLRAPGVENWVELLRGDPVLLLLDELPPYFQAARAIQVGQTTLDHLTTVALANLLVAVASGKLPNVCVVLTDLRAQAYEAGSTAISEALRNLELEANRTATRIDPVRLNTAELYAILRQRLFKALPSDAEISEVADAYAQALEQARVLDLTAFPPQAVRSEILSSYPFHPGIRDLFARFRENPGFQQTRALIRIMRIVVAQLWSAGAARYKFLIGAHDVDLSRSDMISEIRQINAALENAIAHDIVDERGGAVAQQIDAELGGSGARDAATLIFLSSLSLAVNPVLGLDRSEIFGYLAEPGRDLTQVREALDRLQQRAWYLHPTAAGKLLFKNVENLNAKLESYARGLRDERELELRDRLREMFAPKVGNCYQVVEPLPALDQIQLSPERVTLIVFRPLPTALDEVRRWWENQQYKNRVLFLTGTPSGYERVIERAAYLRAIRQILQEFKQQNLPETDPQFIEALKIAEREESAFYLACRETFQILYYPHRTGLVQVELDPRYVANRYEGEQQIVEALKAVGKFREDTGPDSVGFRQLLESRLWPEGQKEVLWSEIKRRAATDAGWVLHHPRALDHLKDALVQRDIWRDIGGGYIQRGPFPKPKTSVQVQRLFRDHNTGEANLRIQPLHGDTIYYSFDGPPTTQSAKLEGNQLTTRALRIWFLAVDSRGEHETGEPVCWTNDLEVKYRFYQQGEQRMCELRAIPEGEIRYTLDGSSPERSGIRYEGPFPVPSNTRTILAQAVADGLRSPVLQIDVPMDPIRPTVDPRKPALWRRRHKLDDTGDTYRFLESIERHGARLRGITATVAREQRWAQLSADPQTEFTASQIREMLEALRQYIPSGLVTLDAEQVWTETGQQLLDLVADLRTELRSEEVQQ
- a CDS encoding DUF3780 domain-containing protein; translation: MTRRRQIYDFGFDPSQGGHHFELSDEGESVTLVEWFAWNGSDRGEEEPLLPAPEPKVHLDRYRWSRIAAAVADEFNVRLRRAGLRPATWKTRTLLAPHFGKELALLMWAVEDVDPSLIPNVIANWRGFAPEERWWLYTTINATAGHPEHGKDRGWRKAIRIALAENPTEGTPSSALRELAPLLEAQERRSRRERRRPEQPRLPLGES
- a CDS encoding anti-phage-associated DUF1156 domain-containing protein; amino-acid sequence: MQTGEGPHAAPHPVAETVRAQGDAPAFIEVQFPVSKLSKECYKERKAGSGQTLNPLGKWWGRKPLVLVRAILLGLLMPATDDPAADREAFLAALTMDDDGMLRRFAGQASPADLAPFCTPRERAEYFVSENGKLSWRPGLSAADREHLKRRAFLRMGYDDRLRFCLRPEEVDGPSEAAWERINRHLGTTARNLPDLVRQLGERRFGHVPRVGDAFCGGGSVPFEAARLGCEAYASDLNPVAVLLTWGALALTGGGPEVVERVRAAQRRVFEDVRRQVEAWGIERNEEGWVADAYLYCHEVRDPLTGWWVPLAPTWVISRKRRVVAKLVPDPVTKRFAIEIHEGVSEAELRRAEEDGTWASGVRCPVDRDGNWLPPAQRQVTSAEQLRGRTGLRPWENDDLVPRPDDVFQERLYCIRWIDPQTGERFYRAPTAADLAREQRVLELVRARFAEWQDKGYLPSARIEPGYNTDQPVRERGWTHWHHLFNPRQLLLHGLLAERAAQEAGLEAAALLLMLGRVANWNSRLSLWNRDHEKIDQTFLNQALNTLVDYACRAMGNLETAFCARLAVAPVAGPYHVQPADARAVEWEADIWITDPGYGDNVNYHELSEFFLAWYEKRLPQLFPGWYADSKRALAVKGEGETFRLALAECYRNLARRMPDDGYQVVLFVHQDPEMWVDLSLVLWAAGLQVTAAWTVLTETPRGIRSGNYVQGTVLLVLRKRQGDRRGELVDLYPEIRAEVERQLETMLALDPKDDPNFGDADYQLAAYAAALRVLTSYSAIGDIDVERELRRPRRQGEVTPIGRIIEQAVRIATDYLVPDGLERTVWRQLSPEERLYLKGIEIEAHGEAREGAYQEFARTYGARDFRSLLASRSANRARLKTPSEFGNRELRPIGQSGFGGTLLRHVLFAIYRTASDPEQDPRPARQYLRQEVPDYWQARQTIIALLQYLGTKPVGLAHWQPDVQAARRLKAVVEADTL